The following nucleotide sequence is from Triticum dicoccoides isolate Atlit2015 ecotype Zavitan chromosome 7B, WEW_v2.0, whole genome shotgun sequence.
GACTGCTTCCTCCTTAATTCATGGCTTTTGTTTCTTCATTGAACTAGGTCCCCCTGCATGCCTTTTTACACAACTCATCAAAGTATGTTTTAAGGGGTTGGCAGTCACCACACATGAGCATATTATGCCAAAAACAAGTCCCGTTACGTACACAATTTTAGCCCTACAAAAATGTAGTAGACTTATCATGGCAACTTGTGTCAATTTTTGGACATATCATTTAATATGTATTTAACATGGCATTATATGCATTACTTAGCTGGAACTTTTATTCATAGTTTGGATGGCAATTTATGTGACAGGTGCATGACACTTTGTAATTTAAACACATAGCGGTTCTTAATCTAGTTTTTGCATATTGATATGCCAATGACACTTTTATTGATATGTCAATGGCAGTTTTATCAATACCATCATAACAGTTTTATTACCACTACCATGGCATTTTTATTAATATTGGCATCATAGTTTTGTTAAACATCAACTACATCACAATGAGATTTTTCCCTGACACCTAGATGGCATCTTTTATATAGATTTCATGACAAAAAAATTGTGACTGTGTGGCAAGTATCTCTTTTTTTTGGAATCACACAATTTGTTACTTCCCTTTTTCTAACTTTTAGTTCATGTTTCCAATTTTCTGAAATTTGTTTCATTTTTATTCATGTCTTTATGTCTATTAAATGTCTGTTGTAGTGGAAACCAATTAGTTCTACAGGAAAATCACATAAGCCCACTTCATCTAGTAGAGCCTGATTTCAGTTTAGCAAATTTGCACTTCCACACAACACCAAATTCAATTACACATGGCAAGTATATGCTTTCAACTTTGGAAAAATTGATCTACCACCATTGGTATTACTAATCTAGTGGCAAAATCACACCTGTTATTGACCATGTTAGATTAGGCAGATCGTGTTGGCAATTTTGAGGAGGGAAGATAGATGGTGGTGTTATTCTCACCTCACTTGGATGATATGATACTCAGATCCATCAATGCTTGAGTTTTCGTGGCAGTTATTGGCCTGACAACTCACTGGTTGAACAAGGGCAAATAAGAGGAGGAGGAATCAGATTGGGCGGCGATAGAACGCGGAAAGAGGGGTACTTAGTTGGCAAGAAGGTTGATAGGTACGCAGGTGGATTTTTTTTGTGTGGTTGGCTGATAGAGTGGGGCATGTGAACTAAAAGAGGTGGGTTGCGCGGGGAAATGAGGTGTCCTTGCTGATTAGGATCATTCGTCGGGGGTGCCCTAAAGTGAACGAATTAGTTCACTGGGTTCGTGCAGCCAACGCGAACTAGTGGTTCGTCAAGGTCTTCCGCTCGCCTGGGGAACGACATCCAAATATTTGTGCCCCCCCTCCCAAAAAAAAGAAAACGTTTCCCACCGGCTGGTTGGCTGAAACTTCAACGGCCGCATGAGACTCGTTGGATCGCGGACGATTGAATGCCCCTCGCCACGTGCAACATTGATGGCCCACAAACCGCCCACTCCTCTCTCTTATACTCTTCCCTACCTCCCCCACACCATTCCCCACTTTTCTCTCCTCATCTCCTGCGGGTGTGGCCATGCGCGCACTGTTCTCGAccacttcctcttcctcctcctcctcctcctttcccccACGACGGCATGCCATGATCCAGTCGATGGCGACGGAAGCTGCAACAACGGGGGTGGTGGAGCTGCAACCGTAGGTGTGGTCGAGCTTGATGCGATGCCACACCCGACGAAGAGCTACAAACCGGCGGCCACAGAGTTGCAGTCGCCGGTTGGCGGAGCTGCTATGTAGTGGGCAATCTGCAATCAGGAAGAGGGTGCATCATGCTGTGAGCATGGGGATGATGGGACGTGACCAGCGCCCAGCGGAGCTGTGACCCGTGCTACAACCGACACCCGACCGTGTTGGAACTAGCGCATGTGGATGCTGGAACTGCCAACACGGCATGCTGCAACCGCCCACGAGGAGCTGGATCCGTCGACGCGGCGTGCTGAACCGGTGACGAGAAGAGCTGCGACTGATGAtccttttttgctggaaccagctgaCCATTTCAGCGACAAAATGCTGGAACCGGCATGCCGTTTTGTCCCAACTGTCCGACCAATTTGTTACGGGTGGCGGGACCATGCGGGGCACTATGTCGCAACCTACTACAACGATGGCCATGCCGGAAGCTAGAATCGGCAGCCGTTTTTGCGAAGTGGCTTGCATCGGAGCTGCAACCGATAGCAGGAGAAGCTACAACCGACGATAAGGGGGAACCTGATGGCTCTGCAAACCTGTATTTTTTTGCTGGAACTGGCCGGCGCAAATGCGACATCCCCGGTGAAAGAAGTTGCAACCGTCGGTGACAGAGGCTGCTAAGAGGCTGCTATCAACGGATGACAAAAAGGGGGCAGTGACGGGTGCTCTGCGCAGCGGAGGGGTGCTGCCGCCGTGGCCGGAGATGTGCGGCTAGCGTTGAGCGCATGTGTGTGAGGAGAGAGTTGACTTTTGCGGGGGAGGAGGAATTCAAATCtgatggttgtgcttcctccaatcGGACGCCTACGCGGCAACTGGGCCGGCTGACCGGCGCATAGCACTGGAAAAAAAGGCCCAGCTCAGATGACTTGTGCATGttactcaaaaaaaaaaagaagatgATTTGTGCATGATCATCTTTTGGCAGGTGTCATCGGCCCATATATGTAACAAAGCCATACCCACACGCACGTCTTCTCGAGCTAACTACGGGTTGCACTGCGCTTAATCAGGCAACACGTATGGCTAAAGAcaagtgagaccgcgagagtgctGATATTTCCGGCGGCGGGAGCACGCACGCAGCAGTAGCACCCGTTGTCAGCGTCACGGGCAGACAAGGTCTATAAATCTTCCAACCGTGCACGTAGCCCGTCTATTCTCGCTTGACATGTTTTCCTTTGTAGTACGCGTAGCCTCCCTCCCCCCTCTGGCCCTCTCCTCCAAACATAGCCTGCCCACAAAACGCATCCATCCCTCTCGCTTATATATAGACCCCACCTCTCCTCCCCTCATCCCCACCGTCCCACCTCCCTCTCTCTCGCTCCTGCCGTGCTTTCTCTCTCTAACTACAAGCGTGCCCGCCGGCCATGGGGTTCCCCTCAGTGTGCTACTGCGTCATCCTGCCGCAGCCGCTCATCCTGGTTCTGCAGCTGCTCGACTTCCTCCGCCACGCGGTCCTGCTCTGCCTCTCCTCGCTCGGCCTCGCGGCGCCGCCGGCGGCTGACGACCACCCGGCCTACGCGCCGCCGCCAGACCTCTGGGCCGTGGCGGAGTCGGCGGCGCCCTCGTCCTCTTTATCCCTGGCGACCGGGCCGGCGCCCGCGCCGGCGGCCATCAAGGCGCGCCTCCCCGCCGTCCGGTACGCCGATCTCAGGAGCCGCCGCTGCGCCGCTGGGGCCGCGGCGGCGTCGACGTGCTGCGCCGTGTGCCTGGGCGCGCTCGAGGCACGGCACCGCGTCCGGGAGCTCGGCAACTGCGCGCACGCCTTCCACAAGGCCTGCATAGACAAGTGGGTCGACAAGGGTCAGGCCACTTGCCCCCTCTGCCGCGCGCTCCTCCTCCCCACAGACGCCGACGCCGGCAAGCTGCCCTCTTTTTCCTTCTGACCTCACGCTCCAAGGAGCGACCCTTCTGCCGCTGCAGTCTCGCCGCCAGAGATAGGTCAGTCcgtatagctagctagctaggcccttctcCATCCACCCGCCCATCTCTCCACGGATCCATGCTTTCACGAGAGAAGTCAAAAGGGGATGAGAGAGAAAGAGACATAGCGAGAAGAAgaggtgtgcgtgcgtgtgtgtacgtTTGTGTGGTGGAGTATTATTGGTAGGTGAGGCACTAATTATGAGGAGGACAGGGATGGCTACCTGCATTGGATCTGGTGAATGAGCACTATGCATAGCACTTGCAGATCCATatgctcttctctctctttttcagcTCCTCTTCAACCTCACCCACTTCACTTTTTTAATCTTCTTCTTTGTGATTTccttccccttctctttttcttttctcctTTTCTATTAACTTATTTTGTGAGGGCAACTAAGAGAGAGATATCAAGAAAGAGAGATGTACATAGGTGCCTCCACTTGACAATATCGAAGAATGAATAAGAATTGTCTCACATTACTCAACTTATCTTATTCTTTGATGTGTGCTATTTTTTTCGTATAACAAAGTTATATACGTGAATTGTATTGTAAAAGAGGTTATGTAGATTGTATGTGGTGTAGGTGGTGGATGGACCTCAATTGGGCTTTTCCCAATAGTAGATATGTTACCATCATGTTTGGTGTTTAGAGGGTAAGCCTCACGTCAGTGTAGAGGGGATTAGGATAAGCATTGCTTAAAGCAACATGTACAATGCTTAATTAATCGCCACTGCGTGCTACTAGCCACTTCCCTCAAATACTTGCCTGACACTAGTAATGGTGCACGCGGCACGCACAATGCGCGATAGGATTGAAAAGGTACTATATTTTGTTTGTTTGTCAGACAACTAACTAATCATTTACATATGTCAATAACATCTTTCGCCGCAAATACATATTCAAGATGTCAAAATATACAAATGACTGCTATAAGAGATGCTGGAGTAACCACCTCCTGTGGGCATCCTCGCTCACGAGTGCCTTCCGCACCGTCTGATCCGTAGGCCCCTCGTTGCATTGTGTTCTTGGCGCCCTCCCCATCGTCTGATCTTCACGGGCGCTCCTGAGCCGACGACCTTGGGGGTCCATGACACGTGGGTCGCAGACGCGCTCGAGGCTACCTTTCTGTGGTGTTTTATGTTGCCCCTGCATGCACGTTTTCTGTGATTGGTCGACGTGGACGTAGCCATGCCTTACCCGGCCATCGGCCACTCCCAGTTTGTTGGTGGGCTACGAGGAGGGCAAGCTGGAGGCTGGTTCTCGGCATGTGCGAGAGTCTATTGTGGTATTCAGTTTGTCTTGTGTGGTGTTGCCCGGGTGGTGTAGCCGTGCCTTACTTATTTATTAGCTTACGTAGGTCAGGCTATGTCGGGTATATCTTGTGCGTTGTTTCGGGGTGGTGAATGGTATGCTGTTGTCGGATACTTTACTCTCGTTGTGTTTTTGATGGGTGTTGGGATGTCGGTGTGGAGGCTGGTTCTCACCCATCGTCGGGATGCTCGGTTTGTCTAGTTTCGTGTTGCCCAAATCATTCGTACTTTCATTGTTGCAGGGGTGgtggactgaaagtgcaactaatccccgggtggttttggtaattcataacaacacatagctcattgaactaatatccattaaaGTTaaacatttcagaaagttcaatgattgacatggcacgtactagagatgtggacccttcaaaatgctaaggacaaagattggcaaaagcccaagactcttcatttctattttaagtgatccaagataacattgagtccataggaaagtcaatactattaaaaggggatgaggtgttgcttaatgctctacttgctcaaagtgcttagcaatattgctccaaaaaccccagccactctctcattccaaatatgtccaaaactcaaagtcaaactcggccccatcgatttgatctatccggcgccaccgagttcatttgacatagccactgccagaaaccctagcaattcggttacaccgatacggatcttggtctcaccgagatggccttgcaaactctctgttgcctattgcaattatttcggtctcaccgaaatgtgcaattggtcccaccgagtttgcttgaccaactctttgtttgctctttgttgaaattggtctcaccgagttcaagcattcagtctcaccgagatgaggttttgccctaaccctagcacataggtcccaccgagattcttaatgttcacattttgaactgaatcggtctcaccgagttcttctattcggtctaaccgagttggtCAAAtgtatgtaacggttggattttgtgtggaggctatatatacccctccacccccttctccatttgagagagagccatcagaacgtgcctacacttccactactcattttctgagagagaaccacctactcatgtgttgataccaagatatttcaatcctaccactagaatcttgctatctatccttccccaagttgctttccactcaaatcatctttctaccatagccaaatccgtgagagagagagagttgagtgttggggagactatcatttgaagcacaagagcaaggagttaatcatcaacacaccatttattaccttttggagagtggtgtctcccagattggttaggtgtcgcttgggagccttcacaagattgtggaattgaaccaagaactttgtaagggcaaggagatcgcctacttcatgaagatctacccgagtgaggcaagtccttcgtgggcgatggccatggtgggatagacaaggttggttcttcgtggacccttcgtgggtggagccctccatggactcacgcatccattacccttcgtgggttgaagtctccatcaacgtggacgtacaatAGCAcctcctatcggaaccacaccaaaaatctctgtgtcaacattgcgtttgccttctccaaacccttccctttaccttcatatgcaatgttgtactttccgctgctacactcttagaattgcatgtgtaggttgattgcttgacttgtactagttgctaaaatctaccaacaattaaaattgggaaaaggttagatttttatttggtcaagtagtctaatcaccctccctctAGACCTACTTCCGATCCTACCAGTGGTATCAgagttttggtctccatttgccttgatttccatagctttggtgatcataggcttggtttcacaacctaggagagtatggcgtctaacgAGGTAAATTACCACTATAgatgtccttactttgatggtactaattttgctagttggaagcataagatgaaaatgcatattcttggtcataaccccgccgtttgggctattatgcgcattggcttgcaaggtgaatacttCGAGGACGGAACAGAACCGGATCGTGAAGCATTCGCGAaataattgaagatgttgcaatacaacgctcaagcttgcgatattctcttcaatggattgtgcctcaaagaattcaacaaaatcagctgccttgagaatgcaaagtaaATTTGGGATACTTTTGTTGATATGCACGAAAGTAccaagtccgtcaaggaatccaaattggatgtgcttcaaagtcaacttgacaagttcaaaaagaaggatggtgaaggagtcaccGAAATGTACTctgggcttgctctcatcacaaatgagattgccggcttaggaagcgaagagatgacctaaaattcatcatcaagaagatcctaagatccttggatggaaaatatgatagcatgtgcaccttgatccaaatgatgcccaactacaaaaatctcaagccaacggaagtcattggtagaatttttgctcatgagatgtcactcaaggataaggaagagctccacaacaagtctggTGGTGCTTATAAaacttcatgtgatgctcctacaacatcaagtgagaaacaagtcttcaatgaagaattgagcttaatggtgaagaacttcaacaaattctacaagaatagaagcaaagagagaagttccaagtcaaggtcctacaatgacaaaatatcttctagtcgtgatcgcaattgctacaattgtggaagacccggacactactccaacgaGTGTACATCTCCTACTagaaaagagaagattcacccaagaggagaagtaaaggagatgaatcaccaccaagagagagaaggagtagagatgatcgttatgaatgaagaccctctcgtagaagcaaggattcggaaaggaaggacaagtcatcaaagagatacacaagatgaagacatcaagctcacgtttgtgaatgggtatccggttccgactccgacaactactccgagagaagttatcactctgactccgaatatactcaagatgaaggtgttgccggtattGCACTTGCATCATCCAACTCctttgacatatttgactcaccaaatgaaggaattggaagatgattCATGGCTAAAAGGCACTAAGGTATCACACCcctagtatgttgatttcaatagtgatgaagatgatttgctaggtgatgatgatttacttcttgaaaacactagtgatgaaaactatgatgaaattgctattaatcatgctaatcaggatgaaacgaatgacaatgataagaaggagattgagtgtctaactaaagaactaaacactcttaagttagctcatgaaacaactccaTAGGATCATCGATAACTTCTAAGAACTCATGAGAAGATAtgcttcgagaagctaaatttagagcaaggGCATGGGttcctaaaagcaatcaatgatgatcttcgaaagaagagttcttcttacattgccaagcgtttactcttgtctacttatatgccacaagtaaaatctagcaacaagggcaagcaaaattcttcttctaatagtaacaataatcatgttaaatccaatattg
It contains:
- the LOC119339948 gene encoding probable E3 ubiquitin-protein ligase RHA1A translates to MGFPSVCYCVILPQPLILVLQLLDFLRHAVLLCLSSLGLAAPPAADDHPAYAPPPDLWAVAESAAPSSSLSLATGPAPAPAAIKARLPAVRYADLRSRRCAAGAAAASTCCAVCLGALEARHRVRELGNCAHAFHKACIDKWVDKGQATCPLCRALLLPTDADAGKLPSFSF